The nucleotide sequence TAAATGTGTTAAATAGTCGTCATGCCATGTACCAATGGATATTTTGGACAAAGACTCGCTGCAGCAAACTTCAGTAACATCTGAGGCCCAAGGCATTTTGCATCAACAGACAGCCCATGAACCTGTCCCTCCGTGTACTGCACCAAGGAATGTCTCAAGTAATCCAGGGCCTGGGCCACAGTCTGGGTGTCACAAGGGAGAAAGGGCTGACAGAAGGTCAGACAATGAGTCGGGACTGGAGTTGGGGCGGCTCGGTACCAGAGTCGTGAAGTCAGATTCAGGGTTCAATCACCGAGGTTGAGGATGGGAGGGGTGCAATCAGGCAttaaggggagggatggagatccATGAGcagaggagatggccagtactGTGAGTGTAAACAAGACAAGTTAAGGAAGAGAATCAGTGTGGAATTCCTCCTGGCTCAGTGAGCAACACTGTAAAACGTCAACAAGTGCTCCTCAGAACAAGATGACCTAATTTACTGGGCAACATTGCAAAGGAAAAATGATGCAACTCCACTTACATCTGATGCAGAAATCCTGGTGTTTGTGCAAGTGTAAATGCCcggtcaaatttctggagtggttCCGTTTGGTCTGGAAAGTATTGCAATCCTTTTCTGCTCAGGAAATAATCGATATTTGTCTGCACGACTCTGGCCAAAATAGTGCATCATGTGTGTGAATTTCGAGGCCTTTCAGATTGTGTCTTTGCATAAACTGTATGTACAAATTTTCTCTGACATTTTCTGCAAAATCAAATATCCAATTTTGTTAAAAGAAAGGTTGAATGaaagattgaaatatataagatcctgagggggtctTGACAGTATGGATGTGGagggaatgtttcctcttgtgggagaatctagaactaggggccacTGTTTAACAATAAAAGGTTGCCCATTTACAACAGaggtgaggtgaatttttttctctcagagggttgtgagtctttggaactcttttcctcaaagggcatcGGAAGGAATGTCTTTGAATACGTTTAAGGAATATGTAGCTTCTTGAAAAGCATGGGGCTGAGAGGTTATCATGGGTAGATAGGAATGTGGAGTCATGATGtttgtgaatggtggagcatgctcaaggggctgagaggtctactcctgcttctaatacATATGTTCAGATCAATTAAGAGCTGCAGAAATGGCCTAGTGTAAAATAAAATTGCGAGTAGGATACAAATGGGGAGAAGGAGCTGGAGACATACTCTGATGGGATGGAATGTCCTTTACCTTGACAGAAACACACTCATCCAAGGCTACAAAGCTCCAAGCTCTCAGTAGAGAGTGGACAGATCAAAGTCAAAACAAAGTTGAGCTCATTGTCATGTGTAcgtgtatgcataggtgcaataaaaaacttactttcagcagcatcacaggcacatagcatcatatgagcagcattcacaagataaatataaattatacacaagttataCACAATTATACGGGTTATAACAGGAGAAGGAGTTGGCCAAatcagcccattggatccattCCATTCAATAGGAGCTTGGTTCATCTCCTATTTCAGAGTCCCAGACCATTCCCATACCTTTGAATTATTAATAATAGGAGACCATTGTCAATAAATACTATTAGTAGCAGCAAAGTAATGTATGTATTCCACACATTAATGTATTAAGATACGGCAATCAATGGCAAGCTGGGGAAATGCCTAAGGGAGAGTGGAATGAAAATGAGAGATGATGAGGTGACACATGATGGGAGGAGGTTCACGTGGAGCattggtctgtttctgtactgatgAGCTCAGTGTAGCCTATAGGTTGATGAGATGATACCTTTGGATATAGGTAGAAAATTACAGGACCTATTGAGATGTGTATATATATGAAAACAAATCAGTTCTCAGCCAAGCTTGGAAGTTACATATATATAGGACTGGGATGATTTGTCAGGATAGTAATTGTTATTCTTTGCTGGGTTTTCAAAAGGTTGTCCACAGAGGAAGCTGTGCAATGGACAGAATCATTCCGTGTACTTCTGGATCATAAGTGTAAGTGCACTTAAACTTTTGGGTTATCTATTGAGACAGTGTGTACAATGACAGCAGTGATTAGTGAATTAACCACCCAAAACTGATGATATAAAAAATCATAATGTTCAAGATATAATGTTATAATTAATTGAACATTTTTCTGGTAAAACTAACACTAAAAAGTTTTAGGTTTTTTTCTTAGTTTTTTTAAACTGTTCTATAGTCAATCCCTTTTGGATGTCAAGAGTGACTGCTGGAATGTTACCCTTCAGAGTGAGCAGGAGTGGGTAGGAGAGCATTAAGTTCTTAGAAAGATGCAACCAAACCTCAACACGAAAAGCACACCCATTCCCAGCGTAATTCAGGCAAGCGAGGTGTGCTTCCAAGGCAGGTTGGAAATTATATCAAGTTAATGAGGGCATGCTTCAGATCTTAGCAGCTGACTGGCTTTAATGGCGGAGAAGGGGCATTGCAGGGCTTGGGAATACCGACAGCTGAAGGGAAACAATAGCAGCTGGGTCCTTCGGGTAAGTGCTTTTGCAGCAGTCGGAGTGCTGCCACACACACCCAACCCCAAAATTGATGCATccttccctcccatcccccttgcacCCTTACCCTCTCGCACATTATTTCCAAGTCAAATCTGCATTGTCTTCCAGCACAGAGGaaattataaattaaaaacatttggacCATTAAGTGATTAAACAGGGACGAAAGTAGGGAAGCAGATTCTGGAAATAACTATTATGTGGTTCAACCTTAAGATAAAACTACAGAGCCTGTCTTTGGCTCAATATGAGTTCCTGATGCTTTTGAACTGGTACTGACACTCTCGATAGGTGGTAAAAATTGCACCTAGTTCTCCTGATCAAATATATTTGCATAATTATTCGCATTTTATAGACAGTTACTCTCCCAGATTAGTACCAGCATTAAGAGGGTAGAAATGATCATTTTAAGAGAAAGGATGGGGCCATTAAGGAGGGTCCAAGATTACTGGAGAGTCTGAAGAGGCCTCTCAATCCCCCGTTTAAGAGATAACTGAAAGATGGGTTGTTAACAGCTGGTGAATCAGAACAAAGGGGAGGGCCAAGGTCTGCTAACCAGTGATGGAGCTGCCCAAACCCAGGAGCACCTACCCAAATCTGATGACTGCAGCAACCAGGGTGGCTCCAGGAGCAGCTTATCAATAGGCACGCTTGCCGGGTCCCATTCTGGGATCCATGGGTGGGCATAGCGCCATGTCTACTGGAAGATGCAGGCAACCACCAAGGACCCAATTATccattcttctcaggcagtccctccaGGTTGAGGATGACTTCTGACCACAGGGTGGAACTTGCCCACATGCAATTTTTTTCAAACATGGGATGGCCGTTACACACTGGCTGCCACATAAGGGAGGACTTGATAAACTGGCATGGATGTCCAAGGCAATTGAAGCCGAGGCTCTGCTGCTTGGACTTAATGCACACACGTTCAGGAACACCATTGTAGCCCTATACTTGTGCGTGTCTGTGCTACAGGGTATCAATCACTGTAAGGATGGCTGCACTACAGTCATTCTTACAGtgattgatgaaaaacacaatgatgctggagcaactcaacaggccaggctgcatccgtggagaaaagcaggtggtcaacgctttgggtcaggacccttcttcaggactgaagataggaaaaagggaagctcagtatattggagggaaaagcagagcagtgataggtggacacaagaggggaggcagggtggacacaaggtgatgatagatAGATACAGTTAAGTGAGTACAGTGAGTGATACTGTTTAGCTTTCAACAAACCTGAAAGGAAGGTGGTATGGGGTTGGGTTAGATGGTAAATTACTGGACTTGGTGCAAATCCAGGGCTGGGGTGATGGAAAACACATGCAAAGCTTGGCACAACTATGTGTAGTTAATTGGTATAAATACCCATTCACTGTGCCCACCTTTGTTCCCCAAGCTTACAGTGGGTTGTACAGGCAGTATTGCTGAAAAGACACAAACAGGAGATtctctggtctgctcttccatccccactcACCTACCAGCGGCACCTTCCCTTGAAaccagaggagatgcaacacctgtccaatcacctcttcccctcccaccatccagggccacaaaaaaatcattccaggtgaagtgTGTGGGAATAAGTCCCAGGCACTTGGGCAGAAAATCCAGACAGACATCCCAGCACAATGCCAAAGGagcgctgcactgtcagagggccTGTGCTTCAGATGAAATATAAAGGAACATGAACTTTTCTTTTTTAATATATCTAATTATTAATTAGATTAATCTgataattaattattaatttaactaattaattagacattaattaaaacaattttttaatttaaaaaataattaattcaattttttaaaataattaattggccAGTGATTGATTAATAATTAATTGATAATAAATAATTAATCTAATAAATTCCcttcttcaaggaaggaaaacaaataaaactgcagatgctggaatctgtaaaaaaaagttttttttaaattttatttacagcgtggtaacaggcccttccggcccaatgagtccacaccacccattttaaacccaaattaacctacctgtatgtctttgcaatgtgggaggaaaccgaagcacccggaggaaacccacgcagacacgggagaacgtacaaactccttacagacagcgacgggaatcgaaccccgatcactggcgctgtaacagcgttgcgctaaccgctacgttaccatgCCGTTTCTTTCACCTCACTCGTTCCCCCCAGctctgttttgaaaactgtaaacccttcACTCTTCCCTAATTTAAGAAAAGATCACTAACCCAAATCATtggctgttttctctttccactgatgccgCTTGActggctgggttcttccagcaattactgttttagtttcagattccagcatctgctgttttattgGTTTTCCCTCCTTGAAATAATGTCCGTCATATGTTCCTTTATACTTCATCTGAAAGACCTCAGACAGTGCAGCGCTCCTTTGGCATTGTGCAGGGATATTTGTCTAGATTTTCTGCTCACATGCCTGGGACATTCCCACAATCTTTTAACAAGGCGATGAGGTGCCAACGTGATCATCCCCAATCCCCCGTGCTTGGTTGGGATGCCACCATGGTTGACGTGCCTATCGAGTGCTGAGGAATCAGACTCATGTATAAGTAACAAGATAAGAAAGGAGAAGCTTATCAGCACACAAAggatcacccccacccctcaaaaGAGAACATTCAGTTCTTTATTTCTACTCTGGCTATCACATTCATCTTGTtccttccccataaccctgcaataTTTAACCAATTATCCCCTGTCCTGTTGAAAGCTGCATTACCGCCTCTCATCGCCTTTCCCCCAgttatttgaaaattaatttcacaCTGGGTTATCTTATTCCTTCTTGGCTAGTTGAAGCTGTAATTCCCTTTCTAAATATGGCAACACACCTACAGAGTAGAGAGAAGATGGCTCTTAAATAGTTGTAATACTTTGGAGAATATGTCTTTAACTCACTTTATCCCTTTCAAATTGCAGACAGCAATTTTTTTCTAATGTTGGCTTGTAGGGACAGAGTGTACTTTAAGTCATGGCATCTTGAAATAATGTAACATAAAGGGTGAAGAAGAAATATATATACAACCTTTTTTGCATTCCTGaataagagattttttttcatgaagaaatatcagtcttcAACAGGAGATTTATGTTTCTTcatgaaaaaaatagattttacTTCAAAACCGAATCCTCAAAAAATTACTGGAGTTTAAAGTAACATGTGAAAGTTTGTCACAGTTAGGATCATATCATGATCCCAAAAGATAAAAGATAACTAATCACTTACTGTCGAAAATCTTAAGGCCCAAATGTCACAGTGGTAGACACAGGCATGCCCTCAAAAATGCTCCTGTTCATTTCCAAACATCTCAAATCCAGCTGGATTTTGTAAACAGAGGCGGAGTTGATGCATTTTTGAGAAAAACGTTAAGTCATTGTGGCCCATCCCATTGCTCTGGTATCCCAGAGAAGCTCAAAAACAGGGTCAAACTGGGGTTACATTACCAGGAGCATGGGAAAAGACCTCTAATCATGTGCCCAGTTACATTTCTCACGAATGCATCTTCTCAGGCATCATAAATGGTTGCCATGTGATGATTATTTGGGTACTCAAGAGTTGATATTCAAACAGACCCATTCACAAGATATATCAGACTTCAAAGTGGACATTTTCTGTGCATACACAGGCCCTTTCAATGTCATTACAAGCAGAAGTTAGTGGTGTAAAGCTATGGGCTTAGAAATTCAACAGTGTAGCACCTAGGGTCAATCAGGGTCTTATGGTTCCAATAGAACAGTCAGGGAAAACAGGCTCAATGTGGGCTGGGATTGAATTTGGTAAAGGTGAAAAGATGTGTGTGTGGTGCTGAGATTTGAAAAGAGGATGATTATTGTGGTGGAGGCTGTGTGTTTAAGGCTCCTTGGAAAGTGGCTGCATCTATATTTGATTTACCTCAAGTAAGGTCAGACATGACCAAACTGAAGGTgtgttcctcctcatttcagagAACGTGTCTACTACTAATTAGCACTCCACTATTGATTGTTGGCATTAACCCCACGGTTCCACTGCCTCCCAGTTACTTTCCAAACTGAGTGCCCGCCTGCTCCTGACACTCCCTCCTGCTCTAGTTGCTGATTCGATGGGAAGGGCACCTCCAACCTCCAAGGGTGTTGTTTCCAAAAATTCCTCCCATCTGCTCTcacacatttttctacatttacctatttaaaccaattttaaagaaaaaatattcgAGGATTCAAATGTAAATGAAGCAATTGCAGGTGCAAAAGTTCCGATTCATAGATGCCTTGGTTTTGCCCTGGCTATAATATAGATTAAcctaaatttaaaaagaaaaattgagggACAATCTCATTTGGAAAGGAGATGATTGATCACCTATTGAACTCAGGGACAAAAGGCAAAGTTTCCCTTTTTTGACACAACTAATAGTATCACAAATAATAATGTAACAAAACCAGAAATGTTGGGGATACTTCTGTAATTACCACTCTGTATCTCTGTGTTTACCATTCCGTACagctgacccttcagcccattgagtctgtgctggctcacaggGTAATCCTGATCCTCCACTAACTTTTCTCTGTAATATattaacatagaaaacatagaacagtacagcacaatacaggctcttcagcccacaatgttgtgccgacctttaaacctcgcctaagactacataaccccttcctcccacatatccctctattttctccctacattcccatcaactccccacagatcctaccactcacctacaaactagggacaatttacagtggccaattagcctactaaTTGgtgatactcagctggtcaggcagtaactattgagatagaaacagaattaaagtttccgGTAAATGGCCCTTCATCAATCACAATTAAAGTTGCAGAGGTGGGAagcagtggagagaacaaagggaatgatcACGATGGAGTGGAGACTATGGTCAGGTGAAGCAACTGCATTCAGTGCCATCAAACAGAAGGAACTGATCTGTCAGGAGGAGTGGAAATTGAGGCAAAGTCTCAGAGCAGAGAAGAGCAAATGGCATTTGTCAACAAGTTCAGGGCCATTAGTGAAGTGGCAGGTTGGTCACAAGtctaaattggaaacaaaattccTGCCACTTGCTCTGTAAACTGATTATTATTTTGGCAGGGCTATACATACCTGCAGAAGCAGATCACATGCCTAGCTGTGTTGCCAAGATATGAACAGTCTCAGGCTGGCATCTATTTCCAGATGCTCCTGCAGAGGTTAGGCAAGCGAGCTGGAGATTCTGGACAAAACTGTCCCCTCTAAAATGGTGCTGTGCACAGAAGTTATATTTCAGGTTATTTCCTTTTTCTGATGTTGAACCATTTAGATAATACTGATTTCTTACAACAGAAGCAACAGAGCAAAACAACATTTAAGCTGTGGTAACCACTAGCATCTTTGCCCCCCACCAGATGGTTTGGCTGCCTTCAGAGCTTTCCTTTGCTCTGAATACAGCGAAGAGAACATCGAGTTCTGGCTGGCCTGTGAGGACTACAAGAAAACCAAATCGCCCGCAAAACTGACTTCAAAGGCGAAGAAGATCTACTCAGAATTTATAGATGTTCAAGCTCCAAGGGAGGCAAGAGCTGGATTATTTGAAAAAACATACAATTTGGACTGCAGCGACTGACACTGTTTTATTCAACTAAAGATGAGATTGCACCTAATTTGTGTTGAATTGCAAAACATGCCCAAAGAATGCATAACCCTGAACCTGTTAGGTTGACATCATAAGCTTGTCACTCAAGAGCTTAAAAATAATATTTGCTTGCTTACACTTGAAaggcatccttttttaaaaaaaaatagccagTTTGCTAGGAGGTTTTGATGTagaattttaaatgaaaactttAATCACTTGGAAAGTCATGGTAACAAACCCTACACAGAAAGAATTGCTTTTATATAATGTCTTTTACCACCTCAGGATATCTCAAGTAGTTTACAGCCAAATACATATATAGCCTGGAAATTAGGTTGTGTGGCGTTGTTGGGACTCACTTGAAAATAGACCTGTGCTGAGTGAAAAATAAAAGTGACCATTTCAGTGGTTTTTTTCCCTGTTGCTCCCAACGCTTTAGGGCACTGCCAGGGAAATTAGACCATGTTTCCAGGGAGTTAGTATTACTGGAAAAACTCATTCTTCTGAGCACAGCACCAAATTGGCACAGTGCTGAGGTAAGTCATGGACTTACCTTTTATGTTTTGGGTTCCCCCATTCATCGACCTCACCACCCCTCAGAGTCAGAgtctcagagtcatacaacacagaagcaggcccttcagcccaccacaatCATACCaatttttttgtccatctacagcAGTCCcatttactccccccccccccccccccccatcaggacCATATCTTTCTATATCTTCccttcttgtgtctatctaaatacctcttaaatatgataattgtatctgattcaaccacctcctctggcagtgggttctcaatatcaaccactctctatgtgataAATcatccttcagatcccctttaaataacctctctctcactcaccttaaaccccttttttgataccccttccatgggaaaaagattctgactatctgctcTATATAACCTTATATATATATTTCTCTCAGGTGATCTTCGCTCtctggaaaacaagcccagcatatccaatctttccccatcactaaagtccttcaatccaggcaacgtcttagtgaatctcctctgctctctctccagcacaatcatatccCAATCAGCCCAGATCCCCACCCTCCAATATTCTCCACCTCAGAAGACCAAGCCCCCAGCCATCTCCACCAACCAAATTCACCCTCTCAGTCAGCCCAGGGCCCAATTTCTCTGTCCACTAATCTCACCCATGACTGACCCCCATCCCACACCTTCTGATTAGTCCAGGTACCAATGTCCCTCATCACCCGATCTCTTTCCCCACTCCTGTGGTTGGCCCAGAGCCCAACCTTCCCCGACTCACTCATTCCCTCCCTCTGACCAAAATCTCCCTTATCAGGAATTTGCTCTTCCTCACgatctccccctccacccccaacacTAATCCTCCAAGGCTTTCAAATCAGTGATGCTTATTGTCTCAATTTTCTGCAGGCTGACTGCACCCACTCCTTACTTCTTCCCAACCCAACCCCTGGCCCCAGCCATTCACCTGACCTCTGACTTGGATCAGGCCTACAAGTgacagatctctctctctctctctctctctctttccaccacTACTCGAGCCACTCTCAGAGAGGTGTGCAACAGCCATCCTCTGACTGAAACACACAATGACCATAAAGCAGACCCACTGGGCATCACTAGAACTTATAAGCCATAGATCCCTTCTGAAAAAGAATAGCGAGGACTAAACTCATCTCTGGGCAAAATCCCCTTCTTCCCCCAGTGCCTGTACACTTCTGCAGACAGCAGTGTAACCATGAGATGGTTCTCTTTCTCAGGTAAACATCGACTTTCAGACACGCGAGCTCACCAAGAAGAACCTGCTGGAGCCTGACCACGCCTGCTTTAACGATGCCCAAAAGAGAGTCTACAGCCTAATGGAGAGGGACTCGTACCCCAGGTTCCTGAGGTCAAAGGTCTACTTGGATGTGTTAAACCAGACCCACAGTAACAGTCAAACACAAAGGAGATTCAGCTGAGGAAGACAGCACAAAGCCAAGCTTGCGTGCTCAGTTCACTCTTGCCCCACCATCTGCACCTTCCAAGTCATGAGTTTCACTCTGCTGTTGTAAATTATTGTTGCAGTGAAGATTGGAAAACTTCCCTTACGGTGCTCCCTCTGCTCCTGATTTCCAGCCATTACATGGAATGCAGTTTTGTTCAACAGCAATCCTTACCCAATGGACTTACCCTCAGTGCCAGTCTCCTGTCTCCAACTTGCCCTTGCCATCaagttatttaaaactgtttcTTAACCATCAAAAAAGCATGTTGAAACAAGCTTTGCCTGTCCTTAAAATCTCCAAACTGTAATGGCGATAGAAGATCAAATATACAGGATTTTAGTGCGCATATACTTAAGTGTTCAAAGTGAAAGCAATAGTTTTAAATCAATGCGTTAGTATTTATGATACAATGTACATTTGTTGGCTAAACACTCTGTAAGTGAAAAAGACACATTTTTATTAagtgcatttccctgtgtttatTTATCAGCCCAGCCCCCTTTAGTCTGAGTATATTTATTAAATGAGACAAGAATAAAATGTGTTTGTGAGGAATAATGTGAGTCTTTAATGGGAGATCTTTATTTCTAAGACGTGCGTACACTGTACTTTACTGTATATACAGGAAACATTCCAATTAGAGGGCTGCAGGGCCTGATGCATtacaccccaggttattgagagagacaagagatgagattgctggggccttgcccaagatctttgtgtcctctctagccacaggcaaggtcctggagacTGGCAAGTAActaatgtttttccattgttcaagaagggaaacgggtAATcttggaaactacagaccagtgagtctcacattaggggtagggaagctattggagaggattcttagggaaaggatttatgagcatttggaagaacatggcctaattagggacaatgAACActgctttgtgcggggcaagtcatgtcttattaacttaattgagtttttcaagtgggtgacgaaggtgattgatgaaggtagagctgtggatgttgtttacgtggattttagtaaggcgtttgacaaggtccctcatagtggGGTCATCCAGAAGAtttagatgcatgggatccactgagacttggccatttggattcatagaagacagaggatagtggtcaatgggacttattctggctggaggtccgtgactagttgTGTTTCGTAGCGATCCATACTAGATCctgtgctgtttgtgatatatataaatgacttggatgggtgggttagtaagttcgcagacatgCATtggggatagtgcagaagattgcctaAGGgtgcagtgg is from Pristis pectinata isolate sPriPec2 chromosome 3, sPriPec2.1.pri, whole genome shotgun sequence and encodes:
- the LOC127567897 gene encoding regulator of G-protein signaling 8-like isoform X1, which encodes MYQEVPDSFSQSIPAPLQTTNCKKSHFRASFTLFTSARKLSLSQLPTDSLPDYGIHKGKPTKKKTSTTQARAMKTRLGCLSQKSDSYSDFSAFLPNKHEKPIRCLKLSTEEAVQWTESFRVLLDHKYGLAAFRAFLCSEYSEENIEFWLACEDYKKTKSPAKLTSKAKKIYSEFIDVQAPREVNIDFQTRELTKKNLLEPDHACFNDAQKRVYSLMERDSYPRFLRSKVYLDVLNQTHSNSQTQRRFS
- the LOC127567897 gene encoding regulator of G-protein signaling 8-like isoform X2: MKTRLGCLSQKSDSYSDFSAFLPNKHEKPIRCLKLSTEEAVQWTESFRVLLDHKYGLAAFRAFLCSEYSEENIEFWLACEDYKKTKSPAKLTSKAKKIYSEFIDVQAPREVNIDFQTRELTKKNLLEPDHACFNDAQKRVYSLMERDSYPRFLRSKVYLDVLNQTHSNSQTQRRFS